The window CAAAAAGGCACCGAAGAAGGCTGCCAAGAAGGTCGCTAAGAAAGCTGCGAAGAAGGCTGCTAAGAAGAAAAAGAAGTAATCCGCTTCGATTCCTTTTATCACTTCAAATCAAAGCCGAGGATTCGTCCTCGGCTTTTTGCTTGCCTGTTCGCTCAGGCGCTTTGCGGCTTTTTCGCTGACATAGGAAAGTCTCGGGAGCAACGCTGAGGGGCGTGCGCTCAGGCCTGCGACGTCAAAGCGGCGGCAGCTGAGCGTGCTTGATCCCTTTTCGAAGGCTGCGGATCACGGTATCGAGGGTTTGGATGCGAGCCCGCATCTTGCAGTTTGCGGGGATGATATGCCAAGGGGCGTAAGCGCTGTTTGTCTTGTCGATCATCTCGTTGACCGCTTCTTCGTAGAGCTCCCACTTTTCGCGGTTGCGCCAATCCTCGTCGGTTATCTTCCACTGCTTGAGCGGATTCTCCTGACGGGCTTGGAAGCGTTCCAGCTGGGTCTCTTTGTCGATGTGCAGCCAGAACTTTACGATCTGGGTGCCGAAGCGAGCGAGGTGGCTTTCCATCTCGTTCATTTCCTGGTAGGCGGCCTGCCATTCCTCGTTGCTGCAAAGCCGCTCGACGCGTTCGACCAGCACACGTCCGTACCAGGACCGGTCGAAAATGGCGATCTTGCCCTGCTGCGGCATTTCCTTCCAGAAGCGCCAGAGGTAGTGGTGGCTCAGTTCGAGTCGGGTCGGCGCTGCCACAGGGGTGACATCGTATCCGCGCGGGTCGATGCTTTGCACGAGACGTTTGATGCAGCCGCCTTTGCCCGCCGCGTCCCAGCCGCAGAAGACGATAACCACCGGCACCTTGTGAGAGTGCACTTCGTGTGCCAGTTCGTGGATGGTGTGCTGCCGCTTCTTTAGCGTAGCCTTGTATTCCGCCCGATCCATGGGTTCGGGGAACTCGGTTTGAGCGAGGTAGTTGGTACCCTTGTAGGGTATCCATGTTTTGGATCTTTGCTTGGAGTTTCGTGGCTTTTGGCGGGCCTTTTCCTCCTCGATGGCTTTTTCGAGCTGATCGATGATGCGATTGTAGATTTCGATGGAGGCGCCTTTGAAGGACTGGGTATCCACGACCTGCCAGGGAGCGTAGTCGCGGTCCGTGGCTTGGATCATGCGTTCGACCATGCCCATCAGCGTTTTGTACTGGCGGTTTCGACGCCAGTCTTTCGCGGTCACCCGCCAGGCGGTCTTGGGGTTGCTCTCCAGCTTTTTCAGGCGTTTCGCCTGAACCTTCTTGGGCACGGTCAGGAAGAGCTTGATGATCTTCACTCCGCTGTCGTGGAGCTGGCGTTCGAATTTTACGATGTCGTCCCAGTAGCTCTCCATCTGTTCGTCGTGCAGCTTGCCTTCGGCCCAGGTGTCGAGGGCCAGGTAGTAGGGGCCGCGGTCGTAGAACTGGATTTTCCCTTTGGCGGGGGTGTTGTTCCAAAACCGATGCAGCAAGGGGTAGCGACGCGGCTCCTGATGGGAGGCATGGGTCGAGTAGACCTTGAAGGAGCGGCTGTCGATCTCGAGCAGAATTTGGTTGAGCAGCTTCCCTTTGCGCGAGGCGTCGAGAGCTTCGATCATGACCAGCACGGGGATATCTAGATCGTTGGCTTCGCGCTGCAGCACGCCGAGCTTGATGGCGAGGTCCTTCAGAACGCTCTTGGACGGTTTTTCGGATTCGGAGGCGTCAGACATGTGGCAAACGATACGCCGGGTATGGGCGTTGCCAAGTCGAAGCTCAGGTTTTTGCGGATGCGGTCCGGATCTGGATTTCGTCTATTGATTCCATCGCGAGTATTCGCAGATTCGTTACTTCTATGATCGTGCGCATGTACATGACGAGCGGGGTTCAAACCATCGATCCCGATACCAAGCCCTCCGTCGCTGCCAAGCTGATGCGCGAGAAGCGGATTCGTCGCCTGATCGTGAGTCAGGCGGGCGAGGTGCATGGCATCGTTTGCGCTCGGGATCTGACGCGCGCGGCGGAGCGCGTGGGCACCAGCAAGCAGGTGCAGCGGGTGCGGGAAATCATGAAATCCCCCGTGATATCGGTCGGGCAGGACGATCCCATCGAGAAGGCGGCCCGTTTGATGACCAAGCATCACATTGGCAGCTTGGCGGTGATGAGCGGAGCGAAGCTGATGGGAATCATCACTGAGTCGGACATTTTTCGGGCCTTGACCCAAGTCATGGCGGGTGGAGGGAATTCGGCTCGTATCACCTTCGATATTACAAAGGGCGATCAGACGCTGGAGTTTCTCATCAGCAAGTGCAAGTCGATGGGCGTTCGTCTTCTAAGCTACTTGAGTTTCGAGGACGGCGATCGGCTCATGGCGGTGGCGCGAGTGCGCGGCGATCGGACCAAGGACTTCGTGGACGATCTTTGGGACTCCGGCGAAGTGGTGGTCAACGTGATCTACCTGAAGTAGGCGGTCGGATCTCGGTTTCGCGGAAGGGGAGCGGGCGTACGCTATGCCTGGGCGCTGGGGGCTCTGTATCCGAAAAACTGATGCTGCTTGATGACGGCGACGGCTTTTTCGGGCACCATTTCCTTCCAGCTCGGATCGTTGTCGGCGATGGCCTTTAGGATATCTCTCGAGAAGATTTCCAGCAGCGATTCGTCGATCCCGCGCAGGTGTTCGATGTAGCCGTTTTCCAGCAGGTGGAGGTAGAGGTTGGAGAGCTTGGAGTCGATGCGCAGGTTGTTGCAGGTGATGAGCATTTCGTCCGCGATGCCGCCGATGGTCTGCGGGGAAACGCTGCCGGGCTCATGGGTCGCATCGCCGTTTTTCATCTGATCGAGGTAGCGGCGGTAGGCCTTTTGCTTCATCGGGTAGATGTACAGCTTGACCGCGTTTTTGAAGAGCCGTCCGAAGCTTTCCAGGATGCCGCCTTCGAGGTGGGCGTAGTAGCGTTCGTTGAAGACTTCGAGCAGGTTGTTGATGCCCATGACGACTCCGATCATTTCCTTGGTGTATCGACGAAAGTAGGACGTGAGGCGATAGAATTCGAAGTAGTTCGAAATGAGCACGTAGTTGCCAGTGGCTCCGATGGTGTCGATGCGCTGCAGGAAGTCGTCGTAGTCGAGCTTTCCCGACGCCAGCAGGTTGTTCATGGTCAGTTCCGCCATCACCAGCACGTCCTTGCCTTGCACCGAAGGCTCCTGCACGAACTGGGCTCCGGAGCATTTGAGCATGTCGATATTGACGCGGGTGATGGGGCGAAAGCTGCCTCGTTCCACCAGCACCGCCTTTTTATAGATGGCTTCGGACGGCTGCGTGATTTCGCCGTGCGGCGAGAAGAGCACCGCGTTGGTGAGGCCGCGTCGCACGAGGTGGAGGTTGGCGATGCGGTTATCGACGTGGGAGAAATCGGGACCGCTGAAGTGGATCAGGTCCACTTCGATGCGGTCGTTTCCTACGTTGTCGGCCAGCGATTCGATGAGCTCCTCGATGTTGTGATGCAGGTAGGAGGCGCCGTAGATGAGGTTGGTGCCGAGGATGCCTACGGCGTGCTGCTGCTGCACGTTTTCCGGATCCCACATGCGGGTGTGGAGGATGATCTCGTTCGGCTCGGCGTTCGGTGTAAGTTGAAAACGGATACCCATCCAGCCGTGCGTATCGTCGCCGCCGCGGTAGCTCTTGGCTTTCATGGTATTGGCGTAGGCGAAGAAGCAGCGCTCGTT of the Pelagicoccus sp. SDUM812003 genome contains:
- a CDS encoding CBS domain-containing protein; amino-acid sequence: MIVRMYMTSGVQTIDPDTKPSVAAKLMREKRIRRLIVSQAGEVHGIVCARDLTRAAERVGTSKQVQRVREIMKSPVISVGQDDPIEKAARLMTKHHIGSLAVMSGAKLMGIITESDIFRALTQVMAGGGNSARITFDITKGDQTLEFLISKCKSMGVRLLSYLSFEDGDRLMAVARVRGDRTKDFVDDLWDSGEVVVNVIYLK
- a CDS encoding TonB-dependent receptor — protein: MDSPKEQELLTTNRKALTVNLDAKRYGTFAEIGAGQETCRNFFQAGGAAGTIAKTMSAYDMTFSDSIYGKSGRYVSRERLQKMIDHEYSLLVERLSEEVGNERCFFAYANTMKAKSYRGGDDTHGWMGIRFQLTPNAEPNEIILHTRMWDPENVQQQHAVGILGTNLIYGASYLHHNIEELIESLADNVGNDRIEVDLIHFSGPDFSHVDNRIANLHLVRRGLTNAVLFSPHGEITQPSEAIYKKAVLVERGSFRPITRVNIDMLKCSGAQFVQEPSVQGKDVLVMAELTMNNLLASGKLDYDDFLQRIDTIGATGNYVLISNYFEFYRLTSYFRRYTKEMIGVVMGINNLLEVFNERYYAHLEGGILESFGRLFKNAVKLYIYPMKQKAYRRYLDQMKNGDATHEPGSVSPQTIGGIADEMLITCNNLRIDSKLSNLYLHLLENGYIEHLRGIDESLLEIFSRDILKAIADNDPSWKEMVPEKAVAVIKQHQFFGYRAPSAQA